The following proteins are co-located in the Dietzia timorensis genome:
- a CDS encoding DUF6912 family protein — protein sequence MRVFIPATFSMLRTLVDDGEMPVRSGTGFAATPTLTESFSEGDQEEIEHVAFTEASRASLRLLQAEGVGTDDAEVPARRVVVSVDLPDRAVTLRPDLDDAVVRLETPVVANKVLRAIHVDLDSNADTVVKAVEVIDEADLGEEDAELTVGDAVDLDLAWFDPVELPFLVELG from the coding sequence TGTCGACGACGGCGAGATGCCGGTGCGCAGCGGCACCGGGTTCGCAGCGACTCCGACGCTCACCGAATCCTTCTCCGAGGGCGACCAGGAGGAGATCGAACACGTCGCGTTTACCGAGGCATCCCGGGCGAGCCTGCGCCTGCTGCAGGCCGAGGGCGTCGGTACCGATGACGCCGAAGTTCCCGCTCGCCGGGTGGTCGTGAGCGTCGATCTCCCCGATCGGGCGGTCACGCTGCGCCCGGATCTCGACGACGCCGTCGTCCGCCTCGAGACCCCGGTCGTGGCGAACAAGGTGCTCCGCGCCATCCACGTCGATCTCGACAGCAACGCCGACACCGTCGTCAAGGCCGTCGAAGTGATCGACGAAGCCGACCTCGGAGAAGAAGACGCCGAGCTGACCGTCGGCGACGCCGTCGATCTCGATCTCGCGTGGTTCGACCCCGTCGAGTTGCCGTTCCTCGTCGAACTCGGCTGA